One part of the Vicia villosa cultivar HV-30 ecotype Madison, WI linkage group LG6, Vvil1.0, whole genome shotgun sequence genome encodes these proteins:
- the LOC131608906 gene encoding putative methylesterase 11, chloroplastic, with protein sequence MGNLCALLKPTHHQQSPSSSKKLRSTSRREKKKLDEASIREQAIAAALLYKQHQQNLQFDRSSSLRYPNGASRKNHGSSSLPRSSSSRARSLTDPLLQPHQLLNQGVKVDDLETNHFVLVHGGGFGAWCWYKTIALLEESGYKVSAIDLAGSGVHSFDTNNITSLSQYVKPLTDFLEKLPQSQKVILVGHDFGGACISYAMESFPLKISKAVFIAAAMPTNGQSTLDIISKQAGANDLMPQAQIFLYANGNDRPPTAFDLDKSLLRDLLFNQSPAKDVALASVSMRSVPFAPVLEKLSLSDTKYGTVRRFYIKTLEDNAIPISLQENMINAGPPEKVFHLKGADHSPFFSKPQALHKLLVEISTIL encoded by the exons ATGGGAAACCTCTGCGCTCTCCTCAAACCAACACACCACCAGCAATCACCATCTTCATCCAAGAAACTTCGCTCAACCAGCCGCAGAGAGAAGAAAAAGCTCGACGAAGCATCGATTCGTGAACAAGCTATAGCTGCTGCTCTGCTCTACAAACAGCATCAGCAGAATCTGCAATTTGATCGGTCGAGTTCGTTACGGTACCCTAATGGAGCTTCGAGGAAGAATCATGGGAGTAGTAGTTTGCCGAGGAGTTCGAGTTCTAGAGCTAGATCACTCACTGATCCTCTTCTTCAACCTCATCAGCTTCTAAATCAG GGTGTAAAGGTTGATGATCTTGAAACCAATCATTTTGTCCTTGTTCATGGAGGTGGTTTTGGGGCCTGGTGTTGGTACAAAACTATCGCACTTCTTGAAGAAAGTGGTTATAAAGTATCTGCCATAGATTTAGCTGGTTCTGGAGTTCATTCATTTGATACTAACAACATTACAAGTCTGTCGCAATATGTTAAGCCTCTTACCGATTTCCTTGAAAAACTTCCCCAAAGCCAAAAG GTAATATTGGTTGGACACGATTTTGGTGGCGCATGTATATCGTATGCAATGGAGTCGTTCCCGCTTAAGATTTCCAAGGCTGTCTTTATTGCTGCAGCAATGCCGACTAACGGACAAAGTACTCTCGATATCATTTCAAAACAG GCAGGAGCAAACGATCTCATGCCACAAGCTCAAATTTTTTTGTATGCAAACGGGAATGATCGTCCTCCAACCGCCTTTGATCTGGACAAATCGTTATTAAGAGATTTGTTATTCAATCAAAGTCCTGCCAAA GACGTTGCATTAGCATCTGTTTCAATGAGGTCGGTACCATTCGCACCGGTTTTAGAGAAACTTTCCCTCTCCGACACGAAATACGGAACCGTAAGACGGTTTTATATAAAAACTCTTGAAGACAATGCCATACCTATTTCACTTCAAGAAAACATGATAAATGCAGGCCCACCAGAAAAGGTTTTCCATCTGAAGGGTGCTGATCATTCTCCTTTCTTCTCAAAGCCTCAAGCTCTACATAAGTTATTGGTAGAAATCTCAACAATCCTTTGA
- the LOC131608907 gene encoding receptor-like protein kinase FERONIA has translation MANSLNNILPTKITLPLFVALFLLYLSFPLVVYSSYDILALNCGHSIDTTFENRTWVGDIENTKLFSITDSVKAKPTPNSDSVTQIPFTSARISFSNFTFSFPSITNGPVFLRLHFYPTSYQNFETSHASFTVEVGNQFTLLKDFNPSLWLQNDNKTIVKEYCIQVKPNESLNLTFIPEITNQFNAFAFINGIEIVSMPSFLYYTNLSDTNYHINSLGFGNNNSESQIRKDKALETVYRVSVGGSQVPSNEDTGMFRYWEDDYPRYSKKQYPPSISSDYLHGLNYVKNTIPNYTAPEAVYLTARTYGMNETHNYNVTWNFEVDSAFTYMVRLHFCEFDSHIKNIGDRVFQIFIANTLAEEKADVIRWSGGNKIPVHKDYAVTMDTQQGSSQIERVNLTIKLQRLPKDMYTIYRDVKLNGIEILKISDNNKNLAGSISKSVDLSNKFSTESPKKFKITTTIGDAIALSSIVLIIVGGVTIFWLRVIVVGIAIFWLRGRFQNFIEGIVPKTKNQGSSSLPPHFCRYFTLEEIKAATNNFDDVSIIGVGGFGNVYKGFIDRSTPVAIKRLKQGSQQGANEFMNEIELLSQLRHIHLVSLVGYCNDDTEMILVYEFMQHGTLSEYLYGSNNKKLPWKLRLEILLGAARGLRYLHAEVKQKIIHRDVKSTNILLDEKWVAKVSDFGLSKVGPMGISTIHVSTMVKGSVGYLDPEYYMLERLTLKSDVYSFGVVLLEVLCARPPLVRDMDKKTASLALWFQRCYDEGVAIEQIVDPFLRDSIPSGCLKCYCDLALSCLHDDGTQRPSMSQVVRELELALQLVMGEESSQFDKTQTDGTHMKESQVLQSISDKESCMHFTRSRTYKEGTITARPSTQEHFLSNIENSRLRSYSC, from the coding sequence ATGGCTAACTCCCTAAACAACATCCTTCCCACTAAAATCACCCTACCCTTATTTGTAGCTTTGTTTCTCCTTTATCTATCGTTCCCTCTAGTGGTTTACTCATCATACGATATTTTAGCCCTGAATTGTGGCCATTCCATTGATACTACCTTTGAAAACCGAACCTGGGTTGGTGACATCgaaaataccaaactgttttctatCACTGATTCTGTCAAAGCCAAACCAACTCCTAACTCTGATTCTGTTACCCAAATTCCATTTACCTCAGCGcgtatttctttttcaaatttcaCATTCTCATTCCCTTCGATCACTAATGGCCCGGTCTTTCTTCGCCTCCATTTTTACCCGACATCTTATCAAAACTTTGAAACCTCACATGCTTCCTTCACCGTCGAAGTAGGAAATCAGTTTACCCTTCTCAAAGACTTTAACCCCTCACTTTGGCTTCAAAACGATAACAAGACAATCGTCAAAGAATACTGCATCCAAGTCAAACCTAATGAGAGTCTTAACTTAACTTTTATTCCCGAAATCACAAACCAATTCAATGCTTTTGCTTTCATCAACGGAATCGAAATTGTGTCTATGCCTTCTTTTCTCTATTACACTAATCTCAGTGACACAAATTATCATATAAATTCTCTTGGCTTTGGCAACAACAACAGCGAAAGCCAAATTCGTAAAGACAAAGCTTTGGAAACCGTTTATAGAGTCAGTGTTGGTGGTAGTCAAGTTCCATCAAATGAAGATACAGGTATGTTTCGTTATTGGGAGGATGATTATCCTCGTTACTCGAAGAAACAATATCCACCGAGTATATCATCTGATTACTTACATGGTCTCAACTATGTAAAGAATACCATTCCAAATTATACTGCACCAGAAGCTGTTTACTTAACTGCAAGAACTTAtggaatgaatgaaacacacaatTATAATGTAACTTGGAACTTTGAAGTTGATTCTGCTTTTACTTATATGGTAAGGTTACATTTTTGTGAGTTTGATTCGCATATCAAGAACATCGGTGATAGAGTTTTTCAGATTTTCATAGCTAACACTTTGGCGGAGGAAAAGGCTGATGTGATAAGGTGGAGTGGTGGTAACAAGATTCCAGTTCATAAGGATTATGCTGTGACTATGGACACTCAACAAGGAAGCTCTCAAATTGAAAGAGTTAATCTTACAATCAAGCTACAACGATTACCAAAAGATATGTACACGATTTACCGTGATGTCAAGCTAAATGGAAtcgagattttgaaaataagtgacAACAATAAAAATCTTGCaggatcaatatcaaaatcagttGATCTATCTAACAAATTTTCAACTGAATCGCCAAAGAAATTTAAGATCACAACAACTATCGGTGATGCGATTGCACTTTCAAGCATCGTGCTAATAATTGTTGGGGGAGTTACAATTTTTTGGCTAAGAGTAATTGTTGTGGGAATCGCAATTTTTTGGCTAAGAGGAAGATTTCAAAACTTCATTGAAGGTATCGTGCCCAAGACAAAGAATCAAGGGTCATCATCTTTGCCGCCCCATTTTTGTCGCTACTTTACATTGGAGGAGATCAAAGCGGCTACAAACAACTTCGATGATGTTTCCATCATTGGCGTTGGAGGGTTTGGCAATGTGTACAAAGGTTTTATTGATCGATCCACACCTGTTGCGATAAAACGCCTTAAACAGGGATCTCAACAAGGCGCCAACGAGTTCATGAACGAGATTGAATTGCTCTCCCAACTTCGCCATATTCACTTGGTATCCCTTGTCGGTTATTGTAATGATGACACGGAGATGATTCTAGTTTATGAGTTCATGCAACACGGTACTCTCTCCGAGTATCTCTATGgttccaataacaagaaattaCCGTGGAAACTAAGACTTGAGATTCTATTGGGAGCAGCAAGAGGGCTCCGTTATCTTCATGCTGAGgtgaaacaaaagataatacaccgTGATGTGAAGAGCACCAACATATTGTTGGATGAGAAATGGGTGGCTAAGGTTTCTGACTTCGGATTGTCCAAGGTGGGACCCATGGGGATATCGACTATCCATGTTAGCACAATGGTGAAGGGTAGTGTTGGGTATTTGGATCCTGAATATTATATGCTTGAAAGGTTGACTCTAAAATCAGATGTGTACTCATTCGGTGTGGTGCTTCTTGAGGTGTTGTGTGCTAGACCACCTTTGGTTCGCGATATGGACAAAAAGACAGCTAGTTTAGCTCTTTGGTTTCAAAGATGTTATGATGAAGGTGTGGCAATAGAACAAATAGTGGATCCGTTCCTAAGAGATTCTATCCCAAGTGGGTGTTTGAAATGTTATTGTGACTTGGCGTTGAGTTGTTTGCATGATGATGGGACTCAACGACCCTCAATGAGTCAAGTGGTTAGGGAATTAGAGTTAGCGTTGCAGTTGGTAATGGGGGAAGAAAGTAGTCAATTTGATAAGACCCAAACTGATGGAACACATATGAAAGAATCACAAGTCTTACAATCCATTAGTGACAAAGAAAGTTGCATGCATTTCACAAGATCTCGCACCTACAAGGAGGGCACAATAACTGCGAGGCCAAGTACTCAGGAACATTTTCTCTCTAATATTGAGAATTCAAGATTACGATCATATTCATGTTAA